In Syntrophotaleaceae bacterium, the DNA window GGTTATCCGCCGACGCAAGAACCGGCCCATGTTCTTCATCGACATTGCCGTACCGCGCAACATCGATCCCGAGATCAACGAAATCGACAATGTCTACCTTTACGATATCGACGATCTGCAGAGCGTCATTGAGGCGAATCTGAAAGAGCGGCGCAAAGCCGCCGAAAAAGCCGAAATCATCATCGACCAGGAGATCGTGCGCTTTCAGGCCTGGCTGGCCGGACTCGAAATCGCCCCGACCATCGCCGCCCTGCGTCACCGTCTGGAGGATATCCGCCGCGGGGAGCTGGAAAAGACCTTGGCGCAACTGAAGGATCTCGGCCCCAGGGAGCGGGAGGCGATCGATTCCCTGACCGCGGCCATCGTGAAAAAGATCCTGCACCAGCCGATCACCGTACTGAAGAAATCGCAGAACGACATGGAAGGGGAACAGTATCTGGAAGCGGTGCGGAAGCTTTTCGATCTGGATCTGCCGCCGAACGGGAACGGAGAGTAAAGAATCGGAGCCGTCCGAAAACACCCTCGATTCCGACGAGCCCGATAACCGGTCAGGTCATTGAATAAAAGGATTTATATGAAAAAGAACCTTCTGCGCATCGGCACCCGGGCCAGCATGCTGGCGCTCTGGCAGGCCAACTGGGTCCGTGACCGCCTGGAGGAGCGCCATACCGGCTTGGAGGTGGAGCTGGTCAAAATCCGCACTCAGGGAGACCGGATCCTCGATACACCACTGGCCAAGATCGGCGGCAAGGGACTCTTCGTCAAGGAGATCGAGGAAGCCTTGCTGGACGGCCGGGTCGACCTGGCCGTGCATTCCATGAAGGATGTGCCGACGCTGCTGCCTGCAGGGCTCGAGCTGCGCTGCACGACCGAACGTGAGGATGCGCGGGACGTGGTGGTGCTCCGGGAAGGGGTGGCCGGGTTTCGCGATCTTGCGCCAAAGGCCCGGATCGGTACCTCCTCCCTGCGGCGGAAGGCTCAGTTGCTGCATTACCGCCCGGATCTCGAAATGATCGACCTGCGGGGCAATGTCGAAACCCGTCTGCGGAAACTGGAGGAGGAAGGGCTCGACGGGATCGTGCTCGCCGCGGCGGGCCTGAAACGGCTCGGCTTCGAAAACCGGATCAGTGAATGCCTGGCCGTGGACTTCTGTCTGCCTGCCATCGGCCAGGGCGCATTGGGACTGGAATGCCGGATCGACGACAGTCAGACCCATGCCCTGCTCGATTTCCTTCATCACCCCGCCACCGGCTATGCCGTGGCCGCCGAGCGGGCTTTTCTGCACCGCCTGGAAGGTGGGTGCCAGGTGCCGGTGGCGGCTCACGGCCGGGTCGAGGGGGATCGAATTCAGCTCGAAGGGCTGGTTGCCAGTCCCGACGGCCGTCAGCTGATCCGGGACCGGATTGAAGGACCTGTCTCTGAAGCCGGGAGGATTGGCACTGCACTGGCCGAAGACCTGTTGCGCCGGGGCGCCGCCGAAATCCTCACCGAGGTGTACGGCCGGGCACCGCGGCCGGCCTGAAACAAAGGGGCGATTCCATGAATCGCCCGCACAGGGGAATCCCCATGCACAAAGGCATTGTCTATCTCATCGGCGCCGGTCCCGGAGACCCCGGTCTGATTACCGTCAAGGGGCTGAACTGTCTGCGCCGGGCCGAAGTGGTGATCTACGACTATCTGGCCAATCCGGTCCTGCTGGAGGAAGCCCCGCCGGAAGCCGAGCGAATCTATGTGGGCAAGACCAGGGGGCGTCACCATCTGCCCCAGTCGGAAATCAACGCGCTGCTGATTGAAAAGGCACGGCAGGGACGGGTTGTAGCGCGTCTCAAGGGCGGGGATCCCTACGTATTCGGACGGGGCGGTGAGGAGGCCGAGGAGCTGCAGTCTGCCGGGGTACCCTTCGAGGTCGTTCCCGGCATTTCGGCCGGTTTCGCGGCTGCGGCCTATGCCGGCATCCCTCTGACCCACCGGGACTACACCACCAGCCTCGCCCTCATCACCGGGCATGAAAATCCGGAAAAAAAGGTATCCAGTCTCGACTGGGAGAAGCTGTCCACCGGAGTGGGAACTCTGGTATTTTATATGGGCATGAGCAACCTGGAGCTGATCGCCGAACAGCTGCAGGCTCACGGCCGGTCTCCCGATACTCCGGCGGCGGTCATTCGCTGGGGGACCACTCCACAGCAGCAGACCATTACCGGAACCTTGACCGACATCGTCGAGCGGGTGCGGGAGGCAGACATAAAACCTCCGGCGATCATCGTGATCGGCGAAGTGGTCGAGTTACGGGAAAAACTTCGCTGGTTCGACAACCGGCCTCTGTTCGGGCGCTCTGTGCTGGTAACGCGAGCCATCCACCAGGCCCGGGAATTGTCCGCTCTACTGTGCAACGCGGGCGCGAAGGTTTTCTGTCTGCCGACTCTGGAGCTCGGGCCTCCCGAAAGCTGGCGGGAACTGGACGATGCGATTGCCCGGCTGGAAGAAACTGACCTGCTGATACTCACCTCGGTGAACGGAGTCTCCGCTTTCTTCTCCCGCCTCACTGCGGCAGGGCTGGACAGCCGGGCGCTGCACGGGTTGAAGGTGGTGGCTGTCGGACCCAAAACTGCCGCCGCCCTGACCGCCCATGGTCTGGTAGCCGACCTCGTTCCCGCCGATCACCGGGCGGAAGGTGTGGTGGCCTTGCTGCGGGAACGGGGGGTCGAGGGTCAGCGGATTCTCTATCCCCGCTCGGCCCTGTCCCGCGACCTGATCTGCAGGGAACTGACGGCGGCAGGCGCCTTTGTTTCCGCTCCGGTGGCATATCGCACGCTGCAACCGGCAGTCGAAGCGGAGCGGCTGCGGCAGACCCTCGTCGAAACCCGGATCGATGCCGTCACCTTCACCTCCTCTTCGGCGGTGGACAATTTCCTGGCTCTGCTTGATCAGGCCGATGTAAGCCTGTCGCCGGACATCGCCGTCGCCTCCATCGGCCCGCTGACCACAGAATCGGTTCGGCGTCACGGTTTGAAGGTGGCGGTGGAGGCGAAAATCGCCACGAGCGAGGCTCTGCTGGAGGCACTGGAGGAGTACTTCTCTTCATCCTCCTTACTCAGGACGGACTGAACCAGGGTTTTGCCTTCCAACAGCAGCCTCTTGACGT includes these proteins:
- the hemC gene encoding hydroxymethylbilane synthase — its product is MKKNLLRIGTRASMLALWQANWVRDRLEERHTGLEVELVKIRTQGDRILDTPLAKIGGKGLFVKEIEEALLDGRVDLAVHSMKDVPTLLPAGLELRCTTEREDARDVVVLREGVAGFRDLAPKARIGTSSLRRKAQLLHYRPDLEMIDLRGNVETRLRKLEEEGLDGIVLAAAGLKRLGFENRISECLAVDFCLPAIGQGALGLECRIDDSQTHALLDFLHHPATGYAVAAERAFLHRLEGGCQVPVAAHGRVEGDRIQLEGLVASPDGRQLIRDRIEGPVSEAGRIGTALAEDLLRRGAAEILTEVYGRAPRPA
- the cobA gene encoding uroporphyrinogen-III C-methyltransferase encodes the protein MHKGIVYLIGAGPGDPGLITVKGLNCLRRAEVVIYDYLANPVLLEEAPPEAERIYVGKTRGRHHLPQSEINALLIEKARQGRVVARLKGGDPYVFGRGGEEAEELQSAGVPFEVVPGISAGFAAAAYAGIPLTHRDYTTSLALITGHENPEKKVSSLDWEKLSTGVGTLVFYMGMSNLELIAEQLQAHGRSPDTPAAVIRWGTTPQQQTITGTLTDIVERVREADIKPPAIIVIGEVVELREKLRWFDNRPLFGRSVLVTRAIHQARELSALLCNAGAKVFCLPTLELGPPESWRELDDAIARLEETDLLILTSVNGVSAFFSRLTAAGLDSRALHGLKVVAVGPKTAAALTAHGLVADLVPADHRAEGVVALLRERGVEGQRILYPRSALSRDLICRELTAAGAFVSAPVAYRTLQPAVEAERLRQTLVETRIDAVTFTSSSAVDNFLALLDQADVSLSPDIAVASIGPLTTESVRRHGLKVAVEAKIATSEALLEALEEYFSSSSLLRTD